The following is a genomic window from Cupriavidus taiwanensis.
TTTCGAGAGCCACATCCTGTTCAATCCGCAGCGGCCGGTGCCGGCGCTGGCGCAGTGGTTCCTGGAATGCCTGCGGAAGGTTACCGGATAAACGGCTAGCAGCCGGCGTCTGGATCTGATTGGCAATTCATGGATCGGGTCCTTGCGACCCATCGCGGACCGTGGCAGCAATGATATGTACGTCCGTCGAGCGCCCAGAAAGCGGACATTGACGTTGCCAAAGAGAAGCGCGACGGGACCACTTTGACGCTGACGCACAGCTTCGCGAGACGCGCTCATGTGGCAATATATTGAATCGACATTCCCGTTTGCGACTCGTCATGCTCCACAAGGCAGCACCCGCGCGCCCGGACTGGGTGATGCGCGCCCAGCCAATAGAAGGCATCGAGCGCATCGAGGCCTGGTTTCAGGGCAAAGCGTATGCCATGCATCGCCACGATACGTACGCGATCGGCCGCACGCTCGCGGGGGTGCAGAGTTTCAGCTATCGGCGCAGCCGGCGCGACAGCCTGCCGGGTAATACCATCGTGCTGCATCCCGACGAAGCGCACGATGGCCAGGCGGGTACGGGCGAGGGGTTCCGCTACCGCATGATTTACGTGGCGCCTGCGCTCTTTCAGGACGTGCTGGGCGGCGGCGCGCTGCCGTTCCTCGAGGGCGGTGTGACAACCAATCCGCGTATCGCCGCGGCCACGGAAACCTTGCTGCAACGCGTCGGCGATACGCTCGAGCCGCTCGAACAAAGCGATGCGCTAGCCGAGCTTGCGCATGCGCTTGCTGCCGCCGCGGGCATGCCGCGTGCGCGAGGGAACGGCGATTATCTCGCGGCACGCCGGGCGCGCGACTATCTGCATGCGAATTTCACGAGAGTGGTCACGCTCAAAGAAGTGGAAAT
Proteins encoded in this region:
- a CDS encoding AraC family transcriptional regulator, which translates into the protein MLHKAAPARPDWVMRAQPIEGIERIEAWFQGKAYAMHRHDTYAIGRTLAGVQSFSYRRSRRDSLPGNTIVLHPDEAHDGQAGTGEGFRYRMIYVAPALFQDVLGGGALPFLEGGVTTNPRIAAATETLLQRVGDTLEPLEQSDALAELAHALAAAAGMPRARGNGDYLAARRARDYLHANFTRVVTLKEVEIATGRDRWSLSHDFRTFYGTSPYRYLTMRRLDAVRRMLLSGISLASAAADAGFADQSHMTRHFLKTFGFTPGRWLQIVGDVSRD